A genomic window from Cryobacterium sp. SO2 includes:
- a CDS encoding CHY zinc finger protein codes for MNEETARLRVYGAVVDVHTRCVHYNGSTDVIAIKFRCCGRFYPCFQCHAEAESHPAEQWAPEDWAEQAILCGACWHTLAIDQYRGVSACPHCGAAFNDGCRLHAHLYFQVPDPQSEPRG; via the coding sequence GTGAACGAGGAAACGGCGCGACTGCGTGTGTACGGCGCCGTCGTCGACGTCCACACCCGCTGCGTGCACTACAACGGGTCGACGGATGTGATCGCGATCAAGTTCCGCTGCTGCGGCCGGTTCTACCCGTGCTTCCAGTGTCACGCCGAGGCCGAGTCGCATCCGGCCGAGCAGTGGGCGCCCGAGGACTGGGCCGAGCAGGCGATCCTCTGCGGCGCCTGCTGGCACACCCTCGCGATCGATCAGTACCGCGGCGTCTCGGCCTGCCCGCACTGCGGGGCGGCCTTCAACGACGGATGCCGGCTGCACGCGCACCTGTACTTCCAGGTGCCCGACCCGCAGTCTGAGCCGCGGGGCTGA
- a CDS encoding thioredoxin domain-containing protein encodes MNAQTPGQPLPPKKDRREVARETARIQREEQKKREARNRWFLRGGIGLTLVAVAAIVAVLIVGSIKPAAPGPLNMASDGILMQGDGTAITAVPTAATAADADPVATDVDALTDTVNITVYLDYLCPYCNQFETANAEQLTNWLTAGNITLEVHPISILDNSSNGTKYSTRAANAASCVANYQPDSFLDVNAALFANQPTEGTSGLTDAELVSLVETAGVTDESVATCITDQEFSKWVGTATDRALAGPLPNTSLAAVTGTPTVLVQGVQYSGDLADAAAFETFVMEQATATSTTDDTSTDTGE; translated from the coding sequence ATGAACGCACAAACTCCCGGCCAGCCGCTCCCCCCGAAGAAGGATCGCCGTGAGGTGGCCCGCGAAACGGCCCGCATCCAGCGGGAGGAACAGAAGAAGCGCGAGGCGCGCAACCGCTGGTTCCTGCGCGGCGGCATCGGCTTGACCCTGGTGGCCGTAGCGGCGATCGTGGCCGTGCTCATCGTCGGCAGCATCAAGCCGGCAGCGCCCGGCCCGCTCAACATGGCCAGCGACGGCATCCTGATGCAGGGTGACGGCACCGCGATCACCGCCGTGCCCACCGCGGCCACCGCGGCCGACGCGGATCCCGTCGCCACCGACGTGGACGCCCTCACCGACACGGTAAACATCACCGTGTACCTCGATTATCTGTGCCCGTACTGCAACCAGTTCGAGACGGCCAACGCCGAGCAGCTCACCAACTGGCTCACGGCGGGCAACATCACGCTCGAGGTGCACCCCATCTCGATCCTCGACAACTCGTCGAACGGCACCAAGTACTCCACCCGCGCGGCCAATGCCGCTTCCTGCGTGGCCAACTACCAGCCGGACAGCTTCCTCGACGTGAACGCGGCCCTGTTCGCGAACCAGCCCACCGAGGGCACGAGCGGGCTCACCGACGCCGAGCTGGTGAGCCTGGTGGAGACCGCCGGGGTGACCGACGAGTCCGTGGCCACCTGCATCACCGACCAGGAGTTCTCCAAGTGGGTCGGCACCGCCACCGACCGCGCCCTGGCCGGCCCGCTGCCCAACACCTCTCTCGCGGCCGTCACCGGCACCCCGACGGTGCTCGTGCAGGGTGTGCAGTACTCCGGCGACCTCGCCGACGCCGCGGCGTTCGAGACCTTCGTGATGGAGCAGGCCACCGCCACCAGCACCACCGACGACACCAGCACCGACACGGGCGAGTAA
- a CDS encoding ABC transporter substrate-binding protein: MSRSTPQFSRWVAAPVAALATVGLLAACSTPLASAEDTVIFAIKEDPTCLDPQQTSMTTALNIGRQVVDSLTDQNADTGEIVPWLAESFETNDDLTAFTFTLRDDVTFSDDTALTAEVVKANFDALAALGSAASLASQYLAGYEDTVVSDDSTLTVNFSTPNAQFLQGTSTMTLGLVAEASTAATAEERCQSVIGSGPFVYDSYVPNDSVVIVKRAGYDWASTLREHSGEALVSTIEFPIITENGVRTGGLESGEFDIIQDLPYADEARFDTDDFNLYSQANTGVPNSLIPNTSRPIVSDDAVRHAMLLGTDREEIKTLTGATNSEPPTSALTSSTTGFDSQADAMEYDPDAAMALLDDAGWIEGADGIREKDGVKLSVSVTAFYAQDVLETVQMQLKKIGIDLTLNMVTAGDFFGAIASGDYDFLGAALTRTDPDALRVLFSQAASSHWAIVDDAELESVLAEQATTADADARSALVEQAQELIIDNAYLIPTLETTQLHASVANVDGVAFDSASRIVLYDVRIAE, encoded by the coding sequence ATGTCCCGTAGCACTCCCCAGTTCTCCCGGTGGGTCGCCGCCCCCGTCGCCGCTCTGGCGACGGTCGGCCTGCTCGCCGCCTGCAGCACCCCCCTCGCCTCGGCCGAAGACACCGTGATCTTCGCCATCAAGGAAGACCCCACCTGCCTCGACCCGCAGCAGACGTCGATGACCACCGCCCTGAACATCGGCCGCCAGGTGGTCGACTCCCTCACCGACCAGAACGCCGACACCGGCGAGATCGTGCCCTGGCTCGCCGAGAGCTTCGAGACCAACGACGACCTCACCGCCTTCACCTTCACCCTGCGCGACGACGTCACCTTCAGCGACGACACCGCACTCACCGCCGAGGTCGTCAAGGCCAACTTCGACGCCCTCGCGGCGCTCGGCTCCGCGGCCTCCCTGGCCTCGCAGTACCTCGCCGGTTACGAGGACACCGTCGTCTCCGACGACTCGACCCTCACGGTCAACTTCTCCACCCCCAACGCCCAGTTCCTTCAGGGCACCTCCACCATGACCCTCGGCCTCGTCGCCGAGGCGAGCACCGCCGCGACCGCCGAGGAACGCTGCCAGAGCGTCATCGGCTCCGGCCCGTTCGTCTACGACTCCTACGTGCCCAACGACTCCGTCGTCATCGTCAAGCGCGCCGGCTACGACTGGGCGTCCACCCTGCGCGAGCACTCCGGCGAAGCTCTGGTGAGCACCATCGAGTTCCCGATCATCACCGAGAACGGCGTGCGCACCGGCGGGCTGGAGTCCGGCGAGTTCGACATCATCCAGGACCTGCCGTACGCCGATGAGGCCCGCTTCGACACCGACGACTTCAACCTGTACTCCCAGGCGAACACCGGTGTGCCGAACAGCCTGATCCCCAACACCAGCCGCCCGATCGTCTCCGACGACGCCGTGCGCCACGCCATGCTGCTGGGCACCGACCGCGAGGAGATCAAGACCCTCACCGGCGCGACCAACTCCGAGCCGCCCACCAGCGCCCTCACCTCCTCGACCACCGGTTTCGACAGCCAGGCGGATGCGATGGAGTACGACCCCGACGCCGCCATGGCGCTGCTCGACGACGCCGGCTGGATTGAAGGCGCCGACGGCATCCGCGAGAAGGACGGCGTGAAGCTGAGCGTCTCGGTCACCGCGTTCTACGCCCAGGACGTTCTGGAGACCGTGCAGATGCAGCTGAAGAAGATCGGCATCGACCTCACGCTGAACATGGTCACCGCCGGTGACTTCTTCGGCGCCATCGCCAGCGGCGACTACGACTTCCTCGGCGCCGCCCTCACCCGCACCGACCCCGACGCCCTGCGCGTGCTGTTCTCGCAGGCCGCCTCGTCGCACTGGGCCATCGTCGACGACGCCGAGCTCGAAAGCGTGCTCGCCGAGCAGGCCACCACGGCCGACGCGGATGCGCGCTCCGCACTCGTGGAGCAGGCGCAGGAGCTCATCATCGACAACGCCTACCTCATCCCCACCCTCGAGACCACGCAGCTGCACGCATCGGTCGCGAACGTCGACGGCGTCGCCTTCGACTCCGCGTCCCGCATCGTGCTCTACGACGTGCGTATCGCGGAGTAG
- a CDS encoding PucR family transcriptional regulator — translation MACVEDADHLLIGSELGDLTPAGAAPGAEVVLLVNGADPTADSLVRLLDRPADGQRALLGARRLRIGISDPTTSVGQLHSALLVARGRMRAIPGSAPIRWSTGADLPSHDALLALLSDRVRQTFAQAMLSPLVDYDARHGSDLVRTLRAFLDSGCAWQQAASDLHVHVNTLRYRVGRIETLTQRDLASMRDRVDFFLALECAEPRDPDA, via the coding sequence GTGGCATGCGTCGAGGACGCCGACCACCTGCTCATCGGCAGCGAGCTCGGCGACCTGACCCCGGCCGGCGCCGCGCCGGGCGCCGAGGTGGTGCTGCTCGTCAACGGCGCAGACCCCACCGCCGATTCGCTGGTGCGACTGCTCGACCGGCCGGCCGACGGCCAGCGGGCGCTGCTCGGCGCACGCCGGTTGCGCATCGGCATCAGCGACCCCACCACCAGTGTCGGCCAGCTGCACTCCGCTCTGCTCGTCGCCAGGGGGCGGATGCGCGCGATCCCCGGGTCCGCGCCCATCCGCTGGTCGACGGGCGCGGACCTGCCCTCGCACGACGCCCTGCTCGCGCTGCTGTCCGACCGGGTGCGGCAGACGTTCGCCCAGGCCATGCTCTCGCCGCTGGTGGACTACGACGCCAGGCACGGCTCCGATCTGGTGCGCACCCTGCGGGCGTTCCTGGACTCCGGCTGCGCCTGGCAGCAGGCCGCGAGCGACCTGCACGTGCACGTCAATACGCTGCGTTACCGGGTGGGCCGCATCGAAACCCTCACCCAGCGCGACCTGGCCAGCATGCGCGACCGGGTGGATTTCTTCCTCGCCCTGGAGTGCGCGGAGCCGCGCGACCCCGACGCCTGA
- a CDS encoding amidohydrolase family protein: MREITGIAVWDGHTDRGVSRLSWDGDNIVGLEPATDADGALAEYSIIPGLVDTHVHLGAYSGSRSVDWSTWPLITPAEERVFHIAANAQRAARAGVTTLRDLGGDATHLAVSRIFEEGIQDGPRLIVHGQVGMTAGHGDLFVPPHYPHRPPVADSPDECRKLVRQWARSGAHGVKIYTSGGVLSMGDRVGWRNQTNAEIATTIDEAHALGMLVAAHTHSTIGVDIALAEGVDSIEHGTGITPAHFDTLLERNLPIAPTLMINDAIADGRVPVPAEAQEKAKEVVAQRNAGFSGAGAAGIRFVLGTDANGVMVKFGDQHEEVRLMRAMFGWSAERALRAATSDAADAIGLGARVGTLAAGFGADFVVLRGHPARNIDDLNVDNIVAVVSRGRLVFGELPGAATAR; the protein is encoded by the coding sequence ATGCGCGAGATCACCGGCATCGCCGTCTGGGACGGCCACACCGACCGCGGCGTCAGCCGGCTCAGCTGGGACGGCGACAACATCGTCGGCCTCGAACCGGCCACGGATGCCGACGGCGCACTGGCCGAGTACAGCATCATCCCCGGCCTGGTCGACACTCATGTGCACCTCGGGGCATATTCGGGCTCCCGGTCGGTCGACTGGTCCACCTGGCCGCTGATCACCCCGGCCGAGGAGCGCGTGTTCCACATCGCCGCCAACGCCCAGCGCGCCGCCAGAGCCGGCGTGACCACCCTGCGCGACCTCGGCGGCGACGCCACCCACCTGGCCGTCAGCCGGATCTTCGAGGAAGGCATCCAGGACGGACCCCGCCTCATCGTGCACGGCCAGGTGGGCATGACAGCCGGGCACGGCGACCTGTTCGTGCCGCCGCACTACCCGCACCGCCCGCCCGTGGCCGACAGCCCGGACGAGTGCCGCAAGCTCGTCAGGCAGTGGGCCCGCAGCGGTGCCCACGGCGTGAAGATCTACACCAGCGGCGGGGTGCTGTCGATGGGCGACCGGGTGGGCTGGCGCAACCAGACCAACGCCGAGATCGCCACCACCATCGACGAGGCACACGCGCTGGGCATGCTCGTCGCCGCACACACCCACAGCACGATCGGCGTCGACATCGCCCTGGCCGAAGGCGTCGACTCCATCGAGCACGGCACCGGCATCACTCCCGCGCATTTCGACACGTTGCTGGAACGCAACCTGCCGATCGCGCCGACCCTGATGATCAACGACGCCATCGCCGACGGCCGGGTGCCCGTTCCCGCCGAGGCGCAGGAGAAGGCCAAAGAGGTCGTGGCCCAGAGGAACGCCGGCTTCAGCGGCGCCGGGGCCGCCGGCATCCGGTTCGTGCTCGGCACCGACGCCAACGGCGTCATGGTCAAGTTCGGCGACCAGCACGAGGAGGTACGCCTGATGCGTGCCATGTTCGGCTGGAGCGCTGAACGCGCCCTGCGCGCCGCCACCTCCGACGCCGCCGACGCCATCGGGCTCGGCGCCCGGGTGGGCACCCTCGCCGCCGGCTTCGGCGCCGACTTCGTGGTGCTGCGCGGCCACCCGGCCCGCAACATCGACGACCTCAACGTCGACAACATCGTCGCCGTTGTCTCACGCGGCCGGCTGGTCTTCGGCGAGCTGCCCGGCGCAGCCACCGCCCGCTAG
- a CDS encoding ABC transporter permease, which produces MAPTPRDRLATIVRYLAPKLVQFAFVIWATYTVTFLLIHFLPGDPVLAALSLKGGDATTTDPAELAALRAQYGLDGSLWQQYLGHFVSALRGDLGVSIATGQPVTDMVARALPNTAAVAVLALLLGVVTAVIITFLAFVSPWRWLRQTLLQIPPLGVATPAFLSGLVLVSVFSFGLGWFPSSGSRNPLGVVLPAITLALPVGAIFFQVFSAAVLEAMTGPYVFTAVAKGLSTRTIFLRHVLRNSLLPSVTILGLLIGYLAGGTAVVETVFSRDGIGRITVDAVLARDTNVIQGVVIIVALVYSVVNLLVDLSYGLIDPRTRPTLGGRRGLSTRATAAREKAVVES; this is translated from the coding sequence GTGGCACCCACCCCCAGAGACCGACTGGCCACCATCGTGCGCTATCTCGCCCCGAAACTCGTGCAGTTCGCCTTCGTGATCTGGGCGACATACACGGTCACCTTCCTGCTCATCCACTTCCTGCCCGGCGACCCGGTCCTCGCCGCGCTCTCACTCAAGGGCGGCGACGCCACCACCACCGACCCGGCCGAACTCGCCGCGCTGCGCGCCCAGTACGGCCTCGACGGCTCACTCTGGCAGCAGTACCTCGGCCACTTCGTCTCCGCCCTCCGCGGCGACCTGGGCGTCTCCATCGCCACCGGCCAACCCGTCACCGACATGGTCGCCAGGGCCCTGCCCAACACTGCGGCCGTCGCCGTACTGGCGCTGCTGCTCGGCGTCGTCACGGCCGTCATCATCACGTTCCTCGCCTTCGTCAGCCCGTGGCGCTGGCTGCGCCAGACCCTGCTGCAGATCCCCCCGCTCGGCGTGGCCACGCCCGCATTCCTCAGCGGCCTGGTCCTGGTCAGCGTGTTCTCCTTCGGCCTGGGCTGGTTCCCCTCCTCCGGCAGCCGCAACCCGCTCGGCGTGGTGCTGCCGGCCATCACCCTGGCCCTGCCGGTCGGCGCCATCTTCTTCCAGGTCTTCTCCGCCGCCGTGCTCGAGGCCATGACCGGCCCGTACGTGTTCACCGCGGTGGCCAAGGGCCTGTCCACCCGCACCATCTTCCTGCGGCACGTGCTGCGCAACTCCCTGCTGCCGTCGGTCACCATCCTGGGCCTGCTGATCGGGTACCTCGCCGGCGGCACCGCCGTGGTCGAGACCGTGTTCTCCCGCGACGGCATCGGCCGCATCACCGTCGACGCTGTTCTGGCCCGCGACACCAACGTCATCCAGGGCGTCGTGATCATCGTCGCGCTCGTCTACTCCGTCGTCAACCTGCTCGTCGATCTCTCTTACGGTCTGATCGACCCGCGCACCCGGCCCACTCTGGGCGGCCGCCGGGGCCTCT
- the arsB gene encoding ACR3 family arsenite efflux transporter, producing MTTAAQTPAVPTEAVTAAPAHLGRTDRLLPVWILLAMGLGLLLAVVAPGVGDLLHAFSIGSVSVPIAVGLLVMMYPVLAKVRYSDARAVAGDRRLLVSSLLLNWLVGPALMFALAWVFLPDLPEYRTGLIIVGLARCIAMVLIWNDLACGDREAAAFLVAVNSVFQVLAFAALGWFYLQVLPAWLGLATTSAEFSIGAITASVLVFLGIPLVAGYLSRRIGEATRGRAWYEGRFLPRVGPFALYGLLFTIVLLFALQGRQVIDRPLDVVRIALPLLAYFAVMFAAGIATGRLAGLSYARTATLAFTAAGNNFELAIAVAIGTFGATSGQALAGIVGPLIEVPALIALVYVALWLRPRLFG from the coding sequence ATGACCACAGCAGCGCAGACCCCGGCAGTACCCACCGAAGCCGTGACCGCCGCCCCCGCTCACCTCGGCCGCACCGACCGGCTGCTGCCGGTGTGGATCCTGCTCGCGATGGGCCTCGGCCTGCTGCTGGCGGTGGTCGCGCCCGGTGTCGGAGACCTGTTGCACGCCTTCTCGATCGGCTCGGTGAGCGTGCCGATCGCGGTGGGCCTGCTGGTGATGATGTACCCCGTGCTCGCCAAGGTGCGCTACTCGGATGCCCGCGCGGTGGCCGGCGATCGCCGCCTGCTGGTGTCGTCCCTGCTGCTCAACTGGCTCGTGGGGCCGGCCCTGATGTTCGCGCTGGCCTGGGTCTTCCTGCCCGACCTACCCGAGTACCGCACCGGCCTGATCATCGTGGGACTGGCCCGCTGCATCGCCATGGTGCTCATCTGGAACGATCTGGCCTGCGGCGACCGGGAGGCCGCCGCGTTCCTCGTCGCGGTCAACTCGGTGTTCCAGGTGCTCGCGTTCGCCGCCCTCGGCTGGTTCTACCTGCAGGTGCTGCCGGCCTGGCTCGGCCTGGCCACGACCAGCGCCGAGTTCTCGATCGGGGCGATCACCGCCAGCGTGCTGGTGTTCCTGGGCATCCCGCTCGTGGCCGGCTATCTGTCCCGCCGGATCGGCGAGGCCACCCGCGGCCGAGCCTGGTACGAGGGCCGGTTCCTGCCCAGGGTGGGCCCGTTCGCGCTCTACGGCCTGCTCTTCACGATCGTGCTGCTCTTCGCCCTGCAGGGTCGCCAGGTGATCGACCGGCCGCTCGACGTGGTGCGCATCGCGCTGCCGCTGCTGGCCTACTTCGCGGTGATGTTCGCCGCGGGCATTGCAACCGGCCGCCTGGCCGGACTGTCGTACGCCCGCACGGCCACGCTGGCGTTCACGGCCGCCGGCAACAACTTCGAGCTGGCCATCGCCGTGGCCATCGGCACCTTCGGCGCCACCAGCGGTCAGGCCCTGGCGGGAATCGTGGGCCCGCTCATCGAGGTGCCGGCGCTGATCGCTCTGGTCTACGTGGCACTGTGGCTGCGCCCGCGCCTGTTCGGCTAG
- a CDS encoding M23 family metallopeptidase, whose amino-acid sequence MSLVAMLTAIGALPAQAADLDTDLRSATAQRSAPALSADGGVRPAAEPAQTLTVTAQVPVAVQADTFTAKEIPPPPVVAAPEPAAAPAATAVAPVGGAVQWPFPGVTRISDGYGPRSAPCDGCSTFHDGLDMNPGEGTPIGSIADGVVSSVTDYDDGGLGVHVMVDHVVDGQNVTSTYGHMRAGSVAVSEGQSVSAGQQLGNVGSTGQSTGPHMHLELHLDGVTAIDPYAWLVEHAGPM is encoded by the coding sequence ATGTCCCTCGTAGCCATGCTCACCGCCATCGGTGCCCTGCCCGCGCAGGCCGCCGACCTCGACACCGACCTGCGGTCCGCAACGGCCCAACGGTCGGCGCCGGCCCTGAGCGCGGACGGCGGCGTCCGGCCGGCCGCTGAGCCTGCCCAGACCCTCACCGTGACCGCGCAGGTGCCGGTGGCCGTGCAGGCCGACACGTTCACCGCCAAGGAGATTCCGCCGCCTCCCGTGGTCGCCGCGCCGGAGCCGGCCGCCGCTCCCGCCGCCACGGCCGTTGCGCCGGTGGGTGGAGCCGTGCAGTGGCCGTTCCCCGGCGTCACCCGGATCTCCGACGGCTACGGTCCGCGCAGCGCGCCCTGCGACGGATGCTCGACCTTCCACGACGGCCTCGACATGAACCCGGGCGAGGGGACCCCGATCGGCTCGATCGCCGACGGTGTTGTGAGCTCGGTCACCGACTACGACGACGGCGGCCTCGGTGTGCACGTCATGGTCGACCACGTCGTCGACGGCCAGAACGTGACGAGCACCTACGGTCACATGCGCGCCGGCTCCGTCGCCGTGAGCGAAGGGCAGTCGGTGTCGGCCGGGCAGCAGCTCGGCAACGTCGGCAGTACCGGTCAGAGCACCGGGCCGCACATGCACCTGGAGCTGCACCTCGACGGCGTCACCGCCATCGACCCGTACGCCTGGCTGGTGGAGCACGCCGGCCCGATGTAG
- a CDS encoding DUF296 domain-containing protein — protein sequence MFSTELVGGRRIAVVLQPGDDIFGALGEACRAHGIEQGYLPVFLGAFTEVSLIGTCLPVDDEDLPMKDSVRLTNVEGTGSGTIAWDADSSSVQVHLHVAIGMKSKSAEAHAGHLLGGTVHYVTEVVVEEVLAPRFLRRADPAAHNIPNLVFAPV from the coding sequence ATGTTCAGCACCGAGCTCGTGGGCGGCCGCCGCATCGCGGTGGTTCTGCAGCCGGGCGACGACATTTTCGGCGCCCTCGGCGAGGCCTGCCGGGCGCACGGGATCGAACAGGGCTATCTGCCGGTCTTCCTCGGCGCGTTCACCGAGGTGTCCCTGATCGGCACCTGCCTGCCCGTTGACGACGAGGACCTGCCGATGAAGGATTCGGTGCGGCTGACCAATGTGGAGGGCACCGGCTCCGGCACCATCGCCTGGGATGCCGACAGCTCGAGCGTGCAGGTGCACCTACATGTCGCTATCGGCATGAAGTCCAAGTCGGCGGAAGCCCACGCCGGCCACCTGCTCGGCGGAACCGTGCACTATGTGACGGAAGTCGTCGTCGAGGAGGTGCTCGCACCGCGGTTCCTGCGGCGGGCCGACCCGGCCGCGCACAATATCCCAAACCTGGTCTTCGCCCCGGTCTGA
- a CDS encoding metalloregulator ArsR/SmtB family transcription factor, with product MANVELLRSPADAAAADCCAAPVREALAAEGAEKLARTLKAIADPARLRLISMVAAHDDAEACVCDLTEPLGLSQPTVSHHLKVLVDAGILSRDKRGTWAYYRLVPGALDSLAHSVLTV from the coding sequence ATGGCGAACGTTGAACTCCTGCGGTCCCCCGCGGATGCCGCGGCGGCGGACTGCTGCGCCGCACCCGTGCGCGAGGCGCTCGCCGCCGAGGGCGCGGAGAAGCTCGCGCGCACGCTCAAGGCCATCGCCGACCCGGCCCGGCTTCGGCTGATCTCGATGGTCGCCGCGCACGACGACGCCGAGGCGTGCGTCTGCGATCTCACCGAACCCCTCGGCCTGAGTCAGCCCACGGTCTCCCACCACCTCAAGGTGCTGGTGGATGCGGGAATCCTCTCGCGCGACAAGCGCGGCACCTGGGCCTATTACCGGCTCGTGCCCGGTGCCCTCGACAGCCTGGCCCACTCCGTCCTCACGGTCTGA
- a CDS encoding GNAT family N-acetyltransferase, giving the protein MNAYTSVPVDPESAAVLAERGLRLAVLDATDDAGLKRWLLADARGFHEVTPTEGTLEVQVEDIATDRVTGVWDASQADPDTPVATVRSWEMGLTVPGGTALGSYAISSVTVSPTHRRRGIARAMLTAELRTAVNLGLPMAMLTVSEATIYGRYGFGPSARQSSYLVDTARAHWTGPSPAGRVQFVSPESLLADGPTVFERTRERSPGEVDRREIWWKRTLGLLPNEPDAHKRGIRAVRYDDADGAIAGFALYEIALQNVSHPGRLKLVDLVAATDDAYAALWRFVIEMDMVNEIDAPLRSVSEPVAWQVSDHRAVRKTGERDHLWLRILDVPVALGARRYTAPGDYVLDVTDDLGFAQGRFLLTVAADGSGRAHPLGAAPAPAGAVEVALSAADLASLYLGGTSAVDLARAGRLTETTPDAAIRLDTALHSAYAPHLSTWF; this is encoded by the coding sequence GTGAATGCCTACACGTCTGTACCCGTCGACCCCGAATCCGCCGCCGTCCTCGCCGAGCGCGGCCTGCGCCTGGCCGTCCTGGACGCGACCGACGACGCGGGCCTCAAGCGCTGGTTGCTGGCGGATGCCCGCGGCTTCCACGAGGTGACGCCCACCGAGGGCACCCTCGAGGTGCAGGTCGAGGACATCGCCACCGACCGGGTCACGGGCGTCTGGGACGCTTCGCAGGCCGACCCCGACACCCCGGTCGCCACCGTGCGCTCCTGGGAGATGGGCCTCACCGTTCCCGGCGGCACCGCGCTGGGCAGCTACGCCATCAGCTCGGTCACGGTGTCGCCAACCCACCGCCGCCGGGGCATCGCCAGGGCCATGCTCACCGCCGAACTACGCACCGCCGTGAACCTCGGCCTGCCGATGGCCATGCTCACGGTGTCGGAGGCCACCATCTACGGCCGGTACGGCTTCGGACCCTCCGCCCGGCAGTCCTCCTATTTGGTCGACACCGCCAGGGCCCACTGGACCGGCCCCAGCCCGGCCGGCCGGGTGCAGTTCGTGAGCCCGGAGTCGCTGCTGGCCGACGGTCCCACCGTCTTCGAGCGCACCCGTGAACGCTCCCCCGGTGAGGTGGACCGCCGCGAGATCTGGTGGAAGCGCACCCTCGGACTGCTCCCGAACGAACCGGACGCGCACAAGCGCGGCATCCGTGCGGTGCGTTACGACGACGCCGACGGCGCCATCGCCGGATTCGCGCTCTACGAGATCGCCCTGCAGAACGTGAGCCACCCCGGCCGGCTCAAGCTCGTCGACCTCGTCGCGGCCACCGACGACGCCTACGCCGCGCTCTGGCGGTTCGTGATCGAGATGGACATGGTCAACGAGATCGACGCGCCGCTGCGCAGCGTCTCCGAACCGGTGGCCTGGCAGGTCTCCGACCACCGCGCGGTGCGCAAGACCGGCGAGCGCGACCACCTCTGGCTGCGCATCCTCGATGTGCCGGTGGCACTCGGCGCCCGCCGGTACACGGCGCCCGGCGACTACGTGCTCGACGTCACCGACGACCTCGGCTTCGCCCAGGGCCGTTTTCTGCTCACGGTGGCGGCGGACGGCTCCGGCCGGGCGCATCCGCTCGGCGCCGCCCCGGCCCCGGCCGGCGCCGTCGAGGTGGCCCTCTCGGCGGCCGACCTCGCCTCGCTCTACCTGGGCGGCACGAGTGCGGTCGACCTGGCCCGCGCCGGGCGCCTCACCGAGACCACACCGGATGCCGCCATCCGGCTGGACACGGCCCTGCACTCCGCCTACGCACCGCACCTGAGCACCTGGTTCTAG